A single Nicotiana tabacum cultivar K326 chromosome 5, ASM71507v2, whole genome shotgun sequence DNA region contains:
- the LOC107777007 gene encoding F-box protein At4g18380 produces the protein MGSSKSDLRSTIYPEPVDHFDRLPDSILLLVFNKIGDVKALGRCCVVSRRFHSLVPQVDNVIVRVDCVISDEDGGSSSSGATSAAGAGSTNKSRHPISSLLRFLFLGLVKPIQSLTQLISISSRRSAGSSLDDGYEQNDVTHHSPTQVLKNFDEIKVLRIELPSGELGIDEGALLRWRADFGSTLDNCVILGASSVVHPVSNTSINNNITNTSSNIVGNIANSSSNIVGDSNGELDNGSIPESFYTNGGLKLRVVWTISSLIAASARHYLLQPIIAEHKKLESLVLTDVDGQGVLCMNKEQLEELRVKPLSASSASKRTMVPALNMRLWYAPYLELPDGTVLKGATLVAIRPSEQPKKEVVGPDGNWVGSAFEEPYGTAARILVKRRTYCLEMNSF, from the coding sequence ATGGGTTCATCCAAGTCAGATCTGAGGTCAACGATCTACCCTGAACCCGTTGACCACTTCGACCGACTACCCGATTCCATTCTTCTCTTAGTCTTCAACAAGATCGGCGATGTTAAAGCTCTAGGAAGATGCTGTGTAGTTTCTAGAAGGTTCCATTCACTTGTTCCTCAAGTCGACAACGTCATTGTCCGTGTTGATTGCGTCATCTCCGACGAAGATGGTGGTTCATCTTCATCTGGTGCAACCTCTGCTGCTGGTGCGGGGTCCACTAATAAGTCGCGGCATCCAATTTCGTCACTCCTTAGGTTTCTGTTTCTGGGTCTGGTTAAACCCATTCAGTCGCTTACTCAGCTGATCTCGATTTCTTCGAGACGATCCGCTGGTTCTTCATTGGACGATGGTTACGAGCAAAATGACGTCACCCATCATTCCCCTACGCAGGTTTTGAAGAATTTTGATGAAATTAAGGTTCTTAGGATCGAGTTGCCTAGTGGCGAATTGGGTATTGACGAGGGCGCCTTGCTGAGGTGGCGTGCTGATTTCGGTTCCACTCTTGATAATTGCGTTATTCTTGGCGCTTCGTCGGTGGTTCACCCGGTTAGTAATACTAGCATTAACAATAATATTACTAACACTAGTAGTAATATTGTGGGTAATATTGCTAACAGTAGTAGTAATATTGTGGGTGATAGTAATGGGGAACTGGATAATGGGAGCATACCCGAGTCGTTTTACACGAACGGGGGATTGAAACTACGGGTTGTGTGGACAATTAGTTCGCTAATTGCAGCGTCGGCTAGGCATTATTTGTTGCAGCCGATTATAGCTGAGCATAAGAAGCTTGAGAGTTTGGTTTTAACGGATGTGGATGGACAGGGAGTGTTGTGTATGAATAAGGAGCAGTTAGAGGAGTTGAGAGTGAAGCCTCTTTCGGCTTCCTCTGCCTCGAAAAGGACTATGGTGCCAGCACTGAACATGAGGTTATGGTACGCCCCGTATTTGGAGTTGCCTGATGGGACAGTATTGAAAGGGGCGACGTTGGTGGCGATTAGGCCAAGTGAGCAGCCTAAGAAGGAGGTGGTTGGGCCAGATGGGAATTGGGTTGGATCGGCATTTGAGGAGCCTTATGGGACTGCTGCAAGGATATTGGTTAAGCGGAGGACATACTGTTTGGAGATGAACTCGTTCTGA